Proteins from a single region of Pochonia chlamydosporia 170 chromosome Unknown PCv3seq00031, whole genome shotgun sequence:
- a CDS encoding MULE transposase domain-containing protein yields the protein MDICRLLNALSPSPGRTTTATAAADANDPTDDDYTGATIPQLPPSPLFDSESLQLLKADHRGLSSSQATSSLSATAAHDGCHKARDSGSRHHRSLIVPSNHGQGHQIVYQEVDERELANENGIRAREMVSIVRKADSPGYHYFRTRDIYNDRQAIKRERLNGLTATQAFVKELESGGIRVRTLRDEDDRVCAVFWTYDWCRTMWKKFPVEVISPDKEQALRTALMSTFPGAQQQLCVYHILANVRAKINARWKGTEGDDDDDISVKSDNNLQPELDLDVTARGSVQDEAEEGLANPSDDYSREGMFKAFRAVVYAVDHDSSLVSLNWRRRFAIYKCIALAMLWYMF from the exons atggacatatgccgccttctcaacgcaCTAAGTCCCTCGCCAGGCCGGACCACTACGGCcaccgctgctgctgacGCCAATGacccaacagacgatgactACACTGGGGCTACGATCCCACAACTGCCACCGTCGCCACTCTTTGACTC TGAaagcctccagctcctcaaggcGGATCATCGGGGGCTatcatccagccaagctacATCGTCTTTAAGTGCGACCGCGGCCCACGACGGATGTCACAAAGCTCGGGACtcaggaagccgtcatcacagAAGCTTGATTGTCCCGTCAAatcacggccaaggccaccaaaTCGTCTACCAAGAAGTGGAC GAGCGAGAGCTAGCCAACGAGAATGGCATTAGGGCCCGCGAGATGGTTAGCATTGTTAGAAAAGCCGACAGCCCAGGCTATCACTATTTTCGCACACGAGATATCTACAATGAtcgtcaagccatcaaacgcGAGCGACTTAACGGCCTTACAGCTACCCAagccttcgtcaaggagcttgagagcggGGGTATTAGAGTCAGAACCTTGcgcgacgaagatgaccgCGTCTGTGCCGTCTTTTGGACTTACGACTGGTGCCGCacaatgtggaagaagtttccGGTG GAGGTTATATCACCAGACAAGGAACAGGCTCTCCGCACAGCCCTCATGAGCACCTTTCCAGGTGCCCAACAGCAGCTATGCGTATATCACATCTTGGCGAACGTCCGAGCTAAAATTAACGCTCGCTGGAAGGGCACcgagggcgacgatgatgacgatattAGTGTTAAGTCTGATAATAAC ctccagccagagcTAGATCTTGATGTCACCGCTAGGGGCAGTGtgcaagacgaggcagaggaggggCTTGCGAACCCCTCTGATGACTACAGCCGTGAGGGGATGTTCAAAGCCTTCCGAGCTGTGGTCTATGCCGTTGATCACGATAGTTCACTCGTGTCTTTGAACTGGAGGAGACGCTTCGCGATATATAAGTGTATTGCGTTGGCCATGCTATGGTATATGTTTTAA
- a CDS encoding restless-like transposase (similar to Metarhizium acridum CQMa 102 XP_007811712.1) → MESATPWLSNGIETLSRTTPADSCLATPAPSARSESPIQDPDHQYLWRRFPDHIWSQRVRDTSSWVWDFGFDIQGANGNRRWVCKRCIQSRRPIPRSFAEKGIQNANAHLFKDHRICAPGEATKSSAQKQAEKVRNRDQRSIADVMKLDTRLPREQDIANKLVQGFDRKYFQRLLLEWIIEENHSFTVCEQGRLRRIFEYLNPLVKITDANITRPTIRRKVLSAYETHKSKVAEVLRQSSGLIHVSFDGWKSGNRHSLYGVACFFRDENSQPRKLVLGVPELRTRHFGHNIAAEILDVLDAYGIKDRVGYFTLDNAESNDKAMEVISGELGFMGSTRRGRCFGHTLNLSAKALLFGHNVEAFEEQLSGAAALSEAEHTLWRRKGPVGKLHNLVVDIRRSDQLTYLL, encoded by the coding sequence ATGGAATCTGCCACACCATGGTTGAGCAATGGAATCGAAACGTTGTCTCGCACAACACCCGCAGATTCATGCCTAGCAACGCCTGCCCCGAGCGCGCGATCGGAATCACCAATTCAAGACCCGGACCACCAATATCTTTGGCGCCGTTTCCCCGATCACATTTGGTCACAACGTGTACGAGACACTTCCTCTTGGGTATGGGACTTTGGTTTTGATATCCAGGGTGCCAATGGTAATCGTCGGTGGGTCTGCAAACGTTGCATCCAAAGCAGGCGTCCAATACCCAGGAGCTTTGCGGAAAAGGGCATTCAGAACGCGAATGCTCATCTGTTCAAGGATCACAGAATATGCGCACCCGGCGAGGCGACAAAATCGTCGGCTCAAAAACAAGCAGAAAAGGTAAGGAACAGGGACCAGAGGTCTATTGCTGATGTGATGAAACTCGATACAAGGCTCCCACGCGAGCAAGACATTGCGAATAAGCTCGTTCAAGGCTTCGACCGGAAGTACTTCCAACGACTTCTACTCGAATGGATCATTGAGGAGAATCACTCTTTTACTGTTTGTGAACAAGGAAGACTGCGAAGAATATTCGAATATCTCAATCCCCTTGTGAAGATAACCGACGCCAACATTACGAGGCCGACTATTCGCCGGAAAGTTCTCTCGGCCTACGAAACACATAAAAGTAAGGTTGCAGAGGTTTTGCGGCAGTCATCGGGCCTGATTCATGTCTCATTTGACGGATGGAAGTCAGGGAATAGACACAGTCTGTACGgagttgcttgcttctttcgGGACGAGAACAGTCAGCCGCGAAAGCTAGTGCTTGGCGTCCCTGAGCTGCGAACGCGCCATTTTGGGCACAATATTGCGGCAGAAATACTTGACGTCCTTGACGCGTATGGAATTAAGGATAGGGTTGGGTACTTCACATTAGATAATGCAGAGAGCAATGACAAAGCGATGGAAGTAATTAGTGGCGAGCTTGGCTTCATGGGATCGACGAGGCGTGGCCGCTGTTTCGGCCACACTCTAAACCTCTCCGCGaaagctcttctttttggccACAACGTTGAGGCGTTTGAAGAGCAGCTGTCAGGTGCAGCAGCCTTATCTGAGGCAGAGCACACGCTTTGGCGGCGCAAGGGACCCGTCGGAAAGTTGCACAATCTAGTCGTAGATATTAGGAGGTCGGATCAGCTTACTTACCTCCTGTGA